The genomic interval CCGGTTACACTTTTAATCTGCTAAAATTTACACACTGTAGGGTAACTGGTAAAGTTTAAGAGATGATAAtgcattaataaataaataaataaataaacaaataaatctAAGAGATAATCATTACAAGGGAAATACAACTGTAAATAATTTTGACAAATATATTTTCAGCTTTTAAAGCATTAAAGTTGGTGTTATGGTAGTTGGTTCTGCGTTCCTTAGCCATTTAATTGCTTTATCTTCAAACTCAGGCATCCAACCACAAAAAATTCCCAAATAAGTTGATGAGAAAAATATGGAAATTGCGAAAACGACAAGAAGATATTTAATGGAGAAATGAGCAATGAGATCCCTCCACCCGCTTCTTGTCCATCATCAtcctcctttttttttctttttctttttcttattaaaCAAACAATTAATTGAGCTTTGCGGAAGGAGACGTTTCCTCGTTTTTCAGCTGTTTGTATCTTCTGACACACCTTGATTGCATTtccattatatattttttatagattTCTCAGCACAAAgctactctctctctctctctctctatattcAAAAGTTCTTTGTTGCTCATCAAAGGGTGCTTGGCTTGTGCACCAAATGATTTGAAAAGAGAGGGTCAAATCAAAAGAAGTTCCCCTGTTTTGATCTATTCATTTCACAGGTACttgtttttcaaaagaaaaaaaaaggcacTGAGGCATGTATGCTCACTTCATTGTTCTCACAATTTCCCCCCAACCCAGAatttcatataataaaaaaacaatttttttaaaagaaaaagatcaTAAATGTGTGGATAATGAAGTGAACAAAGATGGGCATCTTTTTCCCAAGTCTTTTTTAACCATCTCTCTCTTCAACTCTTTTTTTACCCTTTTCAGTTGGGGTGGAATTGCAGCGGATTTGAGTCTGACAGAGAGCTTTCCTCTTTGCAAGTGAAGCGACTGATGAAATCCCAAacatagatagatagatagatacaTAGATCACATATGCACGTTGACAGGTCCGTTTGATCCATCAATTTCTTTCTGCTTTCATGTACGTTTTCGTTAGCCATAACTGTTTTGCTTTCATGGGTGAGACTAACTGTGCGTGTGCgtccttctctttctctctctttctcgtACTTCTCAGCTCACTCACTGCAAATCAATTTCTTCTTTCCCTTGCCGTTCAGAAACGATCATGAAGCACGTGCGCACCCCAATTCTCCTATCACCAGGTACACACTATAGCCACCATATCATTCATTCCATTAACTAATACATACAAAATGAATTATCTTTAAGTTTTTTCTTTCAAACTTCGTGAGACACCATCACAAAACCATGCACAAAGTGTCTTAAATTGGAATGAACTACAAGTGAAACAGGATCTCAGATATTATTATTCAGGTTTAATTTTCATCGGTTTTCCCACTTCTGTTTGTGTTTGCTCAGGATTCTTTTGAGAGAGAAACTACCTAAGGAGCTGCAAATATTGGGAGTTGTGTTGATGGGTTGATCCACAGATCGTTACAAGATTCATCGCAGGTATGGCACAAATATACATGTGTAAGTGAGGTGCATGTTTAGGTTATGTGTTGAAAGTTGGGACTAAGGGTTGTGGCTTGGTGGCATGTGTTGGATTGGATGTGAACTTTGAAAGCATAGCGTAACTAACGTGGCGGTAGTGCTCTCTTTTCAGTGAAGTAACAACCTATTATAACCCAAACCGATGGCGACATACTTTCATCATGGTAACTCCGAAATCCAATCAGGTGCCGCCGACGGACTCCAAACTCTTGTCCTCATGAACCCCGGCTACATCCACTACTCCGACGCGCCGTCGCAGCCCCCTCCCTCACACGCTGCGGGAAATCTCGTGTTTCTCAACTCCGCCGCAGTTGCCGGCACCAACAGCAACAACTCCTTCAACCCTCACGCGCCGCCCTCTCACACCCAACAATTCGTTGGAATCCCCCTCTCCGCTTCCCAGGACCTCAACCACCACTCCATGCACGCGCACCACGACGTCTCGGCACTGCATGGCTTCCTCCCGCGCATGCAGTACAATCATTGGAACGCGCTTGACCCGGCCTCGGCGGCGCGTGAAACCCCACGCGCACAGCAGGGCTTGTCTCTGGGGCTTGGGTCGTTCCGGGAGGGTCAGGCGCCGGGGATGTCAGGCGACGACTTGCGCGTGTCGGGCGGTTCGCCGTCGTCGGCGTCTGGGGTTACCAATAATGGAGCTTCGGGCATTCAGAGCGTACTCTTGAGCTCAAAGTACTTGAAGGCAGCGCATGAACTTTTAGAAGAGGTTGTGAATGTTAACAATGGGACTGGCACCGAGCTGGGTAAAAAGAGTGGTGGACAGAACAAGGTGATTGGAGAATCATCCGCTGCAGGTAGTGGAGATGGTTCAGTTGTTGGGGAAGGGAACGGAAAACGTAGCTCTGAGCTATCGACTGCAGAAAGACAAGAAATTCAGATGAAGAAAGCAAAACTAATTGCCATGCTTGATGAGGTATGTGTTGTTCACTTTAATTACAGCATGTTTGGTTAAACTTCTCGTGTTTTTCACGTTTATGAACAAGTCAATTGTTCAAACTTTCACATTTTAATTGGATTTCCCATTTTTCAACGAGTTTCAAAAACAGTATTGGTGTTTTTGGCTTTTAATCTTGGTATGACTACTAGTGTTGGACTTGAAATCATAGCTTCATCTTATCTAATGAAAAATGGATTGGGTTGAGCATCAAGAATAATTTGGAGTAAGACAAACTATAGATCGAATTTATGTTAAAAGaagtgtttattttaattacttataaTGTTTCAAATAGAATTCTTGTTTGAAAAAGGTGTTTGTGTAGTATATCTGATAATGTCTCACTCAGGTATGTTCAGGAAAAATATAGTTGTCACGccaaaaataatataatctaATGATTAATGCATGGAAATTCAGAAAGATTGTGAAGGGCTAATAATGCTGAATTGCATGGTTGTGGTTGGTTGCAATATCGAAATTTTTGTGACACTTGAATAAATGGATAGTTTATTGATGTGATACTTTTGGTTGAAGGTGGAGCAAAGGTACAGGCAGTACCACCAGCAGATGGAGATAGTGGTGTCGTCGTTTGAGCAAGCTGCGGGGATTGGGTCTGCGAGGACATACACTGCCCTTGCATTGCAAACAATCTCTAAGCAGTTTCGGTGTTTGAAAGATGCAATTGCAGGGCAGGTTCGAGCTGCTAACAAGAGCTTAGGAGAAGAAGATTGCTTTGGAGGGAAAATAGAAGGTTCGAGGCTCAAATATGTGGACCATCATCTAAGGCAGCAACGAGCTCTTCAACAATTGGGAATGATCCAGCACAATGCTTGGAGACCCCAGAGAGGATTACCTGAAAGATCTGTTTCTGTTCTTCGTGCCTGGCTCTTCGAACACTTCCTCCACCCGTAAGCACttaacttttataaaaactctCTCTTCTAACTTCTTCAAAAGTTGAACTGCATCAGCTGATTTTATCTTGTTAGATAAGctcaatttattttaacttcttGATTCTTTTAGAATGAAAAAgtttacaatattttaaatgattccagATATCCCAAGGACTCGGACAAACACATGTTGGCAAAACAAACAGGGCTAACAAGGAGCCAGGTAACTAACATGCTAATGCTATTTAACTCTTCCATTTGATGATTGGTTCTTCACCTTAATAATGCTGGGCGGGTGACAGGTTTCAAATTGGTTTATAAATGCTCGAGTTCGGCTTTGGAAGCCAATGGTGGAGGAAATGTACTTGGAAGAGATGAAGGATCATGAACAGAATGGATCTGAGGATAAATCAAGCAAGAGCAATGAAGATTCTTCTACGAAAATGGCAGCCCCACCAGAGAGAGGTCCTTCCAATGAAACCGAGGCTAAAAGTTTTAATTCCAAACAAGAGGTTTCAAAGAGCCAGAACACTGCTATGGTTTCAGTTTCTAGACCATCAACGTCACAACTTGGTGGGAATGTGAGAAACCAATCAGGATTCAGCTTCATGGGATCATCAGAGCTAGAAGGGATCACACAAGGGAGTCCGAAGAAAGCAAGGAATCATGAGATGATGCATTCCCCAAATAGTGTACCTTCAATGAACATTGATGTGAAGCCCAATGAGGCAAACAATGAACAACTCTCAATGAAATTTGGGGACGATAGGCAAGGCAGAAACGAATCCTCTTTCATGGTAAACCAAACAAACTTCATTGGTGGTTTTGGACAGTACCCAATTGGGGATATTGGAAGGTTTGATGCAGAGCAGTTTGCCCCAAGGTTTTCAGGTAATGGCGTTTCCCTTACTCTTGGTCTTGACTCATTACCAGGAACCCATCAAACATTCCTCCCAAACCAAAACATTCAACTGGGTAGAAGCTTGGACATTGGTGAACCAAATGAGTTTGGTAGCATAAACACTTCCTCTCCCCACTCTTCTGCAGCTTATGAGAGTATCAGCATGCAAAACCCAAAGAGGTTTGCTGCACAATTGTTGCCAGACTTTGTGACCTGAGTAACACATTGAAAGGTGAGCAATGTGATAGCACAATGCTACTACTCGCTGCTTCTGAATCCCTCTCAATTTCTTCTTAGTTCCCTGCTTATGTGGGGAGTGGTGAACAATTGTAGTGTAAAGAAAGAAGGAATTTTACTTTAGTATAAGTTTATACCCTGCATAGAACTATTTGAGTTCTTAGATAGCTTAGGATTTGAAAGTATATGGTTGAGgttgtatattatttttgtaagcTCTGAAGGTGGGATAGATGGATTGTTGTCATAAACTTTATTTTGGTAAAAGATACCAATATATCTTCCATTGAAAATATATGTTGTGCTATTTTACACACTGAAGAAACCAGAACTAAATGCAatataatatattctttttatgTACAATATGTGTCTACCAAAATGAAAGTAAAATCTAGAAGGATTATGTCtttcataaataaaaagaaaatttgaagaTGTTATCACAGAATTCTTTTTTTGTTAGTTCAAGAAATGAAAGCAAACTTAGTCATTGAAAGTTGTGTTTCCCTACATAATCTCAAAATCAGTTTTGAAATCTCATCTGTGTTGTTTTATCCTATACTATGTGGGTCTATTTATAGGTCCCAAAAGTagttaataacattttttatggACAGTGGACCTTATCAATTAAGGCATTatctatttaataattcactTATAAGTTAATTTAGTGGGGTGAGATTTTGCTAAATATGAGAGATCTTCCAGTCACTTATGATTAGCGTTTTCTATGACATCTTAACTTAAATAACTCTTTAGTTCTCATCAAATTTATAACTAGAAAATTACCTAACAATTTAACTCAAAGAGCTTACACAAGTAACCTATCCCCTATCaattttctttagttttctATATTTTCACTCATCTTTTGAGTATGTATGTGAAGGTGAGATATCTGCAAAATAGACTCTAACTTTTAAGCCGAAATGTTTGTCTAATTAGCAAGTTCATAATTAAAACAGCcattatatttacttttttcTATTGGGATTTGTACTATGTGAAAATTAACGTAGACCCAACGATCccttaattatgttttataatCCTTAATTAGAATTAATCTATTTAATTTGCGACTGAGCGTAATACCGAACTTGGTCGAAAGGTTGGGTTGTCCCATAAGGGTTGCCCATTTTTCTTCTCTTGCTCCTCCTTCTCTCCCATAAACTACCATTTGTTTTCCACAATTATCACTTTTTGGCAGTTTAAATAGAAACTGTTAAAATTAGTAAAAATTGTCAAATAatcctaaaaaatattttttaaaggtaTATTTCATTAgccaaattcatttttaaaatatttaatgtaaaattcataaaatacatatttaaaagaatttatgCATAATCTGCATACGTATGATTTGAAAATCAAAAGGGAGGGAGAGGTTATGGTTCCAGTTATGGGTTTTTGGACTAGAGTTCAagttcatttaaaaaaaaacgttAATCATTAATATTTGCCGATTAAAGAATATGGACAAATTATactcacatttttttaattacaataaagtgtcactaattatattaaatgatttattttatttgtgatttatcttattttaaatttatgttcATTTATTTGTATCACCAATTAAGATATaactttatattaaatattaaaaaaattactctatttaattatatgataatttataattgaatgatgatataattttttttacattgttaatgtaatgactaattttttttttatattttaatactttaatttgtaatctttttaaatatattttgtataagttctagttattaaataaaataagaaaagtgagtgataatttatttaaaataggtGAGTTTCTATTTAGAAATTAATAGGCCAAGGGCATGAGTAATTTTTTTCAAGATTATCTTACCAACTCGTCCAATAAACAATTTCATTCGTTGCATGGATATAGAAATTGTTGAACAGGGAATGATTTTGACTGTTGTAAGATGTTTTTAGATAAACAAAgtgatattattttgaagaaTAGTATCGTAGTTTTTCATATAACACGAGATTTTGTAGGTTAAAGCTGTTGCTaaagattttgattttcttaccatCATAACTGATAGTTGGCATGCCAATTTAACACAAACATGCAGAAGACACTCGTATGATGATGGTCCAAAACTGGTACACGAGAGCAACACGGTTCGAACACACATTCAATACAAAGTAAATTGGTGTTGACCAAACTTTATGATGTTTGATCCAATCTCAATCACCTCTCACTCtcccttaaaaaaaaataaaataaaataaaataataataataatttatgaatatttCAACCTTTATACAATAAATCTTCACCATATCATCTACTTGTATATGTTCAACTAATAAAATATCAGAAAAAAACAACTTCTCAATTTCTTCTGAATGTATAGATCAATGTTTATTGTTGGTAGCTAGGCTTTCTAGCCAATCTATCTAATGTGATACAATAATCTCCGATCATATGAATTATACTACAACTCTATTGTTTCGGCTAGTCTACAATGGTGATCACTCTACCAGAGTTGAGGACTACTctagttgtttcaaaattgtgtgttctctttattattatacacgccaactgtttttaaaatcttaagtaatattttgttaattatgTTGTTCATCTAACTATGTATGTataatttaaattgtaaaaaaaaatattaaaatgacaaaaatattatcattataaTATTCATCACCTTTAATACCTACCGCACAAACCCAACCAACCTTTCAATTGATGAAAATGTATGTGTGCGCAAATGGGTGTCTGTCTGTCGCTCAATCATTAGGAGTACATGAAGTGGTCAAATTGTTTTACTATCTATGCAGCTAATCAAGTTTTATCCTCTTAAAAGAAGAGGTAGCTTGTTATGCACATAAAGAgaattttcaatttcaattttccAAGCAATTACTCGAATTCTATTGTCTCAAACTCAATTTCTTTTCTCCTTTCCGATCAAGCAGGCGTCAAAATGATTAGTTTTACCCCTTTAAAATACCATAGAACTTCATACGATTGCGTTGTGTACTCATGTTGAGTTAACAAACCACGCTGCAGGACCTGTATTGAGCAACATCTCCATGTAATTAGAAATGCCCAAGCAAATTCAACGTTAATATGTAGAGTATCATGATTTTGcttaatatgaaataaattatttcaaaatagaTCCTTTACAGTTCATAGTTAGTACAACATTTTCTTAGAATAATTTACATTGAATTGTTGAGAAATGGAGATTCTAAATGCCTCCAACAAAAATTTCCGTTCATGTAAAAAAATAGATGATTTCTTCGCAATGCCTTGACAAGGTAGGAATCTGGGATTAGActctaatataaaataacaGAATTTGTGAAAGCTTCAAAATGAGTTGGCCATGGCATGCTCATCCCCTAGCAACGATAGTCTTCTTTTAGCAACCTTGGACCTATAACACCATACTTCAAATGCCTCAGTTAAGTCTGGATACTGCATATATTCGTTATCCAGCCACTCGGTTAAAATCTCTGCCTGATCCCCCGATGGCAATGCAAGAATGATAGATACAAATGTGGATTCTAAGGATTGCCACATTTCGCCATCTAATTTAAGCAGCATGGCATTCTCACAATTCGTTGTAACAGAATCAATCAATGGTTTAGTAACCCTCACAAATGGAAGCCACACTTTCAAAACTTGAAGGCGTTTTGCTGTTGGCAATATAACAGTGCCATAACCAATTGCCTCTAAAACTTTTGATGTCACCTCAACAGCTCTTAACTTTATCTCAATGACTTCCGTTGTAGAACTTCCTTGTTCAAGAACCTTGACAATTTTTTCTGATGCATCAAACCAATTCTCAACAAATTCTCTCATTATTTCCAACTTACTCAGTATCTGACAGGCCCACGACAAATCAGTCAAACAGGATTGAAACAACTGAATATTCTCTGCCTCAGATAGTGATTCTGCAGTACCAGATGAAAAAGCTGTTACCGAGTCGATGAACCGAGCAAATAGTCTGTTTACACATTCTTTTACCTCGACTTTTATATTGTCATCAGCTGTCAATAAAGGGgtatcatcatcttcagttaGCATGTACTCAAGTTGCTCTTGTGCTGAAGATTTAAGATCATTCATATTTGGGGATGGGGATGATGTAGCAAAACGGATAGCAGAGACAAAGATGTTTACGATAGCAGACTGCTTAACTGGTTGAAGTCTAGCCAGGATAGGTTCAGCCTGTAATCCCATTCGAGGTACAATTCTCAAGATCTCTTCCTCCTCAGCCTCCTCCCATGTAACAGCTTCTAAGTAGTTCACACATGCAGTTATAATCTGCGGGCATCCAAGTTCAACTGCAACCTGGAGAATCCCAAGGGCATTTTTAACACCATGCCACAAATCATCAACTGAACCATCTATGACAATGTAGAGAAGACGTATAAGATTTACATGGTAATCAAAATCCAACTCTTGGCAATAGATATCAACACAATTGCGAGAATCAAGGATCTGACATGTTGGCCAGTTCTCAGACAACCGATCAGCAAAGTACTTGCAATTCTTTACAAGAATCTCTGAGTGGCAGTATAGCCAATCATCTCGACCTTCCGGTGTGCGTAGCCTCACAACAACATCACTAGTTAATCGGTCACCAATCACACAagcaattttttcttctttgtccTGGATGAAAGAGGATAATAATGTAATCACTAATAACAGGTAAAAGGGACTTTGGCAACCTACATTTAGGTTGTAATATTGAAATAACAAATTGAAATCCGCAAGTGATGATCTATTGTCAATGTTTTAAAAAAGGGTCCGCAATATGTGAGTGACTGCAAATGTGACTGCATTGGACGCCTTTGTCTGCTATTTCCCAAAATACCAAGGAAAGCAATTTAATCACAGCTAAAATTTAAAACCTTGACCATTGTTGGTGTTGATGAGTGAGGCACTCCAATTCACAAATTGCCCTTGCATATAATTAAACGTTTGATGTACATTGATGAAGCTAGGAAAGCAACAGGAGAAATAAGATTGTATAAAAAcctaattttttctatttaaattttgaattttaaagattaataaaGTGATATTAACAGTGGTGAAATCTGACAGTGGAATAAAATAGAAGGGGAAAAAGGTGGAGAAAGAAGCTCACAGTAGGTTCCATTGAGATTAAGAGCAGTGAAAAGCGATAGTTCTACAGCTGCAATCAGAAAAGAAGAATTAAAGTTAGAAGGAGGCGAAGGTAGGTGAAAAAGAGAGAGGCATGGGATCTTGAGTGAATTATGGGTAACAGTATGAAATTGAAATGGAGGCAAAGCGAAATAAAGAAATCAtggaaaaaatgaaaagagtGAAAATGGGAAACGCACATGGTGATGAAATGAATGAGATTGAAAGAAGTACCGGATCTAAGAGGTATTCCATGTGAGTGCAAAGTTAAAAGGGTTCAATCTGAGGAACGATGGTGGAAGAACACGCACTCTCCTGTCCTATTACCCATTGCTTCTTCTTATC from Phaseolus vulgaris cultivar G19833 chromosome 1, P. vulgaris v2.0, whole genome shotgun sequence carries:
- the LOC137814635 gene encoding BTB/POZ domain-containing protein At3g05675 isoform X1, with protein sequence MEPTDKEEKIACVIGDRLTSDVVVRLRTPEGRDDWLYCHSEILVKNCKYFADRLSENWPTCQILDSRNCVDIYCQELDFDYHVNLIRLLYIVIDGSVDDLWHGVKNALGILQVAVELGCPQIITACVNYLEAVTWEEAEEEEILRIVPRMGLQAEPILARLQPVKQSAIVNIFVSAIRFATSSPSPNMNDLKSSAQEQLEYMLTEDDDTPLLTADDNIKVEVKECVNRLFARFIDSVTAFSSGTAESLSEAENIQLFQSCLTDLSWACQILSKLEIMREFVENWFDASEKIVKVLEQGSSTTEVIEIKLRAVEVTSKVLEAIGYGTVILPTAKRLQVLKVWLPFVRVTKPLIDSVTTNCENAMLLKLDGEMWQSLESTFVSIILALPSGDQAEILTEWLDNEYMQYPDLTEAFEVWCYRSKVAKRRLSLLGDEHAMANSF
- the LOC137814636 gene encoding BEL1-like homeodomain protein 1, translating into MATYFHHGNSEIQSGAADGLQTLVLMNPGYIHYSDAPSQPPPSHAAGNLVFLNSAAVAGTNSNNSFNPHAPPSHTQQFVGIPLSASQDLNHHSMHAHHDVSALHGFLPRMQYNHWNALDPASAARETPRAQQGLSLGLGSFREGQAPGMSGDDLRVSGGSPSSASGVTNNGASGIQSVLLSSKYLKAAHELLEEVVNVNNGTGTELGKKSGGQNKVIGESSAAGSGDGSVVGEGNGKRSSELSTAERQEIQMKKAKLIAMLDEVEQRYRQYHQQMEIVVSSFEQAAGIGSARTYTALALQTISKQFRCLKDAIAGQVRAANKSLGEEDCFGGKIEGSRLKYVDHHLRQQRALQQLGMIQHNAWRPQRGLPERSVSVLRAWLFEHFLHPYPKDSDKHMLAKQTGLTRSQVSNWFINARVRLWKPMVEEMYLEEMKDHEQNGSEDKSSKSNEDSSTKMAAPPERGPSNETEAKSFNSKQEVSKSQNTAMVSVSRPSTSQLGGNVRNQSGFSFMGSSELEGITQGSPKKARNHEMMHSPNSVPSMNIDVKPNEANNEQLSMKFGDDRQGRNESSFMVNQTNFIGGFGQYPIGDIGRFDAEQFAPRFSGNGVSLTLGLDSLPGTHQTFLPNQNIQLGRSLDIGEPNEFGSINTSSPHSSAAYESISMQNPKRFAAQLLPDFVT
- the LOC137814635 gene encoding BTB/POZ domain-containing protein At3g05675 isoform X2; this encodes MEPTDKEEKIACVIGDRLTSDVVVRLRTPEGRDDWLYCHSEILVKNCKYFADRLSENWPTYGSVDDLWHGVKNALGILQVAVELGCPQIITACVNYLEAVTWEEAEEEEILRIVPRMGLQAEPILARLQPVKQSAIVNIFVSAIRFATSSPSPNMNDLKSSAQEQLEYMLTEDDDTPLLTADDNIKVEVKECVNRLFARFIDSVTAFSSGTAESLSEAENIQLFQSCLTDLSWACQILSKLEIMREFVENWFDASEKIVKVLEQGSSTTEVIEIKLRAVEVTSKVLEAIGYGTVILPTAKRLQVLKVWLPFVRVTKPLIDSVTTNCENAMLLKLDGEMWQSLESTFVSIILALPSGDQAEILTEWLDNEYMQYPDLTEAFEVWCYRSKVAKRRLSLLGDEHAMANSF